One Deinococcota bacterium genomic window carries:
- the nadD gene encoding nicotinate-nucleotide adenylyltransferase yields MKRLGLFGGRFDPPHLGHLLAAQEALEALALDEFWFVPAQTPPHKPAVASAEDRFNMTLLATASHPAFRVSRLELGRTGPSYTFDTVMRVREGDPGGKLFFITGADAYAEIETWHRAPELLEAVKMVAVSRPGYALSGLPEFYRDKVTLLDRLKIDISSTEVRRRLSEGRSVRYLVPEPVESYLDKHHLYAE; encoded by the coding sequence GTGAAGCGGCTGGGTCTTTTCGGAGGACGGTTCGACCCGCCGCACTTGGGCCACCTCCTGGCGGCGCAGGAGGCGCTCGAGGCCTTGGCCCTTGACGAGTTCTGGTTCGTCCCCGCCCAGACGCCGCCGCACAAGCCCGCCGTCGCGAGCGCCGAAGACCGCTTCAACATGACGCTCCTGGCGACCGCCTCGCACCCGGCCTTTCGGGTGAGCCGCCTCGAGTTGGGGCGCACAGGGCCCTCCTACACCTTTGACACCGTCATGCGGGTGAGGGAGGGTGACCCAGGGGGTAAACTCTTTTTTATAACGGGGGCGGACGCCTACGCCGAGATCGAGACCTGGCACCGCGCTCCGGAGCTTTTGGAGGCGGTCAAGATGGTGGCCGTGTCGCGGCCGGGCTACGCGCTGAGCGGCTTGCCCGAGTTCTATAGGGACAAGGTCACGCTGCTGGACCGTCTGAAGATCGACATTTCGAGCACGGAGGTGCGCCGGCGCCTCAGCGAGGGGCGAAGCGTGCGCTACCTCGTCCCCGAGCCGGTGGAGAGCTACCTTGACAAACACCATCTTTACGCTGAATAG